A genomic window from Yarrowia lipolytica chromosome 1D, complete sequence includes:
- a CDS encoding uncharacterized protein (Compare to YALI0D07392g, similar to uniprot|P53099 Saccharomyces cerevisiae YGL186c) yields MSHYHDKNDISTFVESGSTRPVSASSLDSSIRPQFPESHLYDDEKPSPDVSVHSLPRDTWFEKFIYYSSKVDSLGVELRGIQRIPLDERKKADTKAFIDISLFWICACGGLTSMQGMMLGPLAFGLSLKDSLVSGLLGVFLGSGVAAYGATFGPRSGLRQLVGARIFAGWWPTKVFALLSIIGGLGWSIVNCVVGGQVLGSVSDGKVPLEVGITIVTVVSFFTAVFGVRAVMWFEKVFAIPLNVVFLLLYVCSHSYYDVHAKSQGTHLTIAGNWLSNFAACFGITNTWMPLAADYYAQYSPSVKNWKIVTVTWLSIFIPSAFVGVLGTLLSTGVNTNTEWAAIHDKWGNGGLITAGFAKWKGGGKFLVVLLFISIICNNILNTYSFALSIQTWGRAVMRVPRWFWSFICCCIYFGCSMGGRYKLSEYLNNFLPMIGYWAHIFFLLILLEQILFRRKKLPVEPGHEDENDPYYRWYLWDSPERLPHGIAAFCSFLLGATGAVLGMSQVYFQGPIAKHVGAYGADLGLEAITFFVCISYPIFRYLEAKRWPERFA; encoded by the coding sequence ATGAGTCACTACcacgacaaaaacgatATCTCCACTTTTGTGGAGTCGGGTTCTACCAGACCCGTGTCCGCCAGCTCCCTAGACTCTTCTATCCGTCCCCAGTTCCCCGAATCCCATCTCTATGACGACGAAAAGCCTTCTCCAGATGTGTCTGTACACTCGCTGCCCAGAGACACATGGTTCGAGAAGTTCATCTACTACTCGTCTAAGGTCGACTCTCTAGGTGTGGAGCTCCGGGGTATCCAGCGTATCCCTCTGGATGAACGAAAGAAGGCCGATACCAAGGCGTTTATCGACATCTCGCTGTTTTGGATCTGTGCCTGCGGAGGTCTGACATCCATGCAGGGCATGATGCTTGGTCCCCTGGCCTTTGGACTGTCTCTGAAGGACTCCCTGGTGTCCGGTCTACTCGGTGTGTTTCTGGGATCCGGAGTGGCAGCCTATGGAGCTACTTTCGGACCCCGTTCGGGACTCAGACAGCTTGTGGGAGCCCGAATCTTTGCCGGCTGGTGGCCCACCAAGGTGTTTGCCCTGCTGTCCATCATTGGAGGCCTGGGATGGTCAATTGTCAACTGCGTGGTCGGAGGACAAGTTCTGGGCTCCGTGAGTGATGGAAAAGTGCCCCTAGAGGTCGGTATCACCATTGTCACCGTCGTCTCTTTCTTCACGGCCGTATTTGGAGTCCGAGCAGTCATGTGGTTCGAAAAGGTGTTTGCGATCCCACTCAACGTGGTCTTCCTGCTGCTCTACGTCTGTTCCCACAGCTATTACGACGTGCACGCCAAGAGCCAGGGCACCCATCTAACCATTGCCGGCAACTGGCTGTCCAACTTTGCTGCCTGCTTCGGAATCACAAACACCTGGATGCCTTTGGCAGCAGACTACTACGCCCAATACTCACCGTCGGTCAAAAACTGGAAGATTGTCACCGTCACCTGGCTGTCCATCTTCATTCCCTCGGCCTTTGTAGGTGTTCTGGGCACTCTTCTGTCCACTGGAGTTAATACCAACACGGAATGGGCCGCTATCCACGACAAGTGGGGCAACGGAGGACTCATCACCGCTGGATTTGCCAAATGGAAGGGCGGAGGAAAGTTCCTCGTCGTTCTTCTCTTCATTTCCATCATCTGCAACAACATCCTCAACACTTACTCCTTTGCACTATCCATCCAAACCTGGGGACGAGCCGTCATGAGAGTCCCCCGGTGGTTCTGGTCGTTCATCTGTTGCTGTATCTACTTTGGATGTTCCATGGGAGGACGATACAAGCTGTCCGAGTACCTCAACAACTTTCTGCCCATGATCGGCTACTGGGCCCACATCTTCTTTCTGCTCATTCTGCTGGAACAGATCCTCTTCCGACGAAAGAAGCTGCCCGTGGAACCCGGACATGAGGACGAAAACGACCCCTACTACAGATGGTACCTGTGGGACTCGCCCGAGAGACTGCCCCACGGAATCGCGGCCTTCTGCTCCTTTCTTCTGGGAGCCACAGGAGCCGTTCTGGGTATGTCTCAGGTCTACTTCCAAGGCCCAATCGCCAAACATGTTGGTGCCTATGGAGCTGATCTGGGTCTTGAAGCTATCACCTTCTTTGTTTGTATCAGCTACCCGATATTCAGATACCTCGAGGCGAAAAGGTGGCCCGAGCGGTTTGCTtga
- a CDS encoding uncharacterized protein (Compare to YALI0D07348g, weakly similar to uniprot|P91125 Caenorhabditis elegans Hypothetical 35.8 kDa protein, similar to Saccharomyces cerevisiae PML1 (YLR016C); ancestral locus Anc_5.240) codes for MPPRRRDNSRDSYRRRDRRDDRRDDRRGDRDDRRGDRDDRRGDRDDLRDDRRDRDRGGDRDRDDRRGGRRYRDRSDRNDSLDRDRNARRNRERDNRDRERESRNRDRERRPRWDVREKSPVQKRHAREFSDDDSDEEEEKKDVPNFESGVLSGGGQDKKKDELASVEVRDITYSEPVDAGEPPQSNPFNLFLFEPGQDDPIEKLVLDKRGFYRFGRDSQLNDVPLHELSCSKVHAALQFRKIENVNDEGETSFQTNLYVIDLDSTNGTFINDKQIPTSRYVQVLPKDVLSFGDLSTDYVVVREDEKKEQQG; via the coding sequence ATGCCACCTCGAAGAAGAGATAACTCGCGGGACTCATATCGGCGCCGAGATCGTCGAGATGACAGGAGGGACGATCGGAGAGGTGATAGGGACGATCGAAGAGGTGATAGAGACGATCGAAGAGGTGATAGAGACGATCTCCGAGACGACAgacgagacagagacagaggaggcgacagagacagagacgaccgaagaggaggaagacgataCAGAGACCGCAGTGACCGAAACGACAGTCTAGACCGCGATCGAAATGCGCGACGCAATCGCGAACGAGACAACCGGGATCGAGAACGCGAGTCTCGTAACAGAGACCGAGAAAGACGGCCTCGATGGGACGTCAGGGAGAAGTCGCCTGTTCAAAAGCGCCATGCTCGGGAGTTCAGTGATGACGATtcggacgaggaggaggagaagaaggacgtgCCCAACTTTGAGTCGGGCGTCTTgagtggaggaggacaagacaagaagaaggacgagctTGCATCAGTGGAAGTCAGGGATATCACATACTCGGAGCCCGTGGATGCTGGAGAGCCGCCACAGAGCAACCCGTTCaatctgtttctgtttgagCCTGGCCAGGACGACCCGatcgagaagctggtgCTCGACAAACGGGGCTTCTATCGGTTTGGAAGAGACTCGCAGCTCAACGACGTGCCTCTCCATGAACTGTCGTGCTCAAAGGTGCATGCTGCTTTGCAGTTTCGCAAAATTGAAAACGTGAATGACGAGGGTGAAACGTCGTTCCAGACGAACCTCTACGTCATTGATCTCGACAGCACTAACGGCACCTTCATCAACGATAAACAGATTCCCACCAGCCGCTATGTCCAGGTGCTGCCAAAAGACGTGCTTAGTTTCGGAGACCTGAGCACGGATTATGTTGTTGTTAGAGAGGAtgaaaagaaggagcaaCAGGGTTAA
- a CDS encoding uncharacterized protein (Compare to YALI0D07370g, similar to Saccharomyces cerevisiae CPA1 (YOR303W); ancestral locus Anc_8.776, similar to uniprot|P87183 Trichoderma virens Carbamoyl- phosphate synthase arginine-specific small chain mitochondrial precursor) translates to MFKNIARLASMARSAPRTTASFQTRFMATTASGTASASATPATFTLQNGPVFTGRSFGANRVVSGEAVFSTGMVGYPESMTDPSYRGQILVFTQPLIGNYGVPSGKETDPFGLIKYFESPHIQCIGIVVADAALKYSHWTAVESLGEWCKREGVAAISGVDTRAIVTYLREQGSSLGRITVGEEYDAEEDAAFVDPGEINLVRRVSTKQPFHVSAAADVENPLHIAVIDCGVKENILRSLVSRGASITVFPYEYPINDIAHHFDGIFISNGPGDPTHCQQTVLNLRDIMYEKPELSELPIFGICLGHQLLALAAGAKTVKLKYGNRAHNIPALDLTTGQCHITSQNHGYAVDVNTLPAEFKPYFINLNDQSNEGMIHTEKPIFSTQFHPEAKGGPLDTSILFDKYLGQVHQYRAARKSGVDTRPNKLLVDLLPKQRIGVEIDAWDYVQ, encoded by the coding sequence ATGTTCAAGAACATTGCTCGATTGGCCTCCATGGCCCGATCGGCCCCTCGAACCACCGCGTCCTTCCAGACCCGATTCATGGCCACTACCGCCTCCGGCActgcctctgcctctgccacCCCGGCCACCTTCACTCTGCAGAACGGCCCCGTCTTCACCGGCCGATCTTTTGGAGCCAACCGAGTCGTGTCCGGCGAggccgtcttctccactgGTATGGTCGGCTACCCCGAGTCCATGACCGACCCCTCGTACAGAGGTCAGATTCTGGTCTTCACCCAGCCTCTGATCGGTAATTACGGAGTACCCTCCGGCAAGGAGACCGACCCCTTTGGTCTCATCAAGTACTTTGAGTCCCCCCACATCCAGTGCATTGgcatcgtcgtcgctgaCGCCGCCCTCAAGTACTCGCACTGGACCGCCGTCGAGTCCCTTGGCGAGTGGTGCAAGCGAGAGGGAGTCGCTGCCATCTCTGGCGTCGACACCCGAGCCATCGTCACCTACCTTCGAGAGCAGGGCTCGTCCCTGGGCCGAATCACCGTTGGCGAGGAGTACgacgccgaggaggacgccGCCTTCGTCGACCCCGGCGAGATCAACCTCGTGCGACGAGTGTCCACCAAGCAGCCCTTCCACGTGTCTGCCGCTGCCGACGTTGAGAACCCCCTGCACATTGCCGTCATCGACTGTGGTGTCAAGGAGAACATTCTGCGATCTCTTGTCTCTCGAGGTGCCTCCATCACCGTCTTCCCCTACGAATACCCCATCAACGACATTGCCCACCACTTTGATGGTATCTTCATCTCTAACGGCCCCGGTGACCCCACTCACTGCCAGCAGACCGTGCTCAACCTGCGAGACATTATGTACGAGAAGCCCGAGCTCTCCGAGCTGCCCATCTTCGGTATCTGTCTCGgccaccagctgctggctctggctgccGGCGCCAAGACCGTCAAGCTCAAGTACGGTAACCGAGCTCACAACATCCCCGCTCTGGATCTGACCACCGGCCAGTGCCACATCACTTCCCAGAACCACGGATACGCCGTTGACGTCAACACCCTGCCTGCCGAGTTCAAGCCCTACTTTATCAACCTCAACGACCAGTCCAACGAGGGTATGATCCACACCGAGAAgcccatcttctccacccaGTTCCATCCCGAGGCCAAGGGCGGTCCTCTCGATACTTCCATTCTGTTTGACAAGTACCTTGGCCAGGTGCACCAGTACCGAGCTGCCCGAAAGTCCGGTGTTGACACCCGGCCTAACAAGCTGCTGGTCGATCTGCTTCCCAAGCAGCGAATTGGCGTTGAGATTGACGCCTGGGATTACGTTCAGTAA
- a CDS encoding uncharacterized protein (Compare to YALI0D07326g, highly similar to uniprot|P25039 Saccharomyces cerevisiae YLR069c MEF1 translation elongation factor G mitochondrial, similar to Saccharomyces cerevisiae MEF1 (YLR069C); ancestral locus Anc_8.18) produces the protein MIRSLRAVSRLGARGFSSFAAARQENTTVGTTYQEELDVVNQLKGSVTADDVTRLARMRNIGISAHIDSGKTTFSERILFYTGRTKEIHEVRGKDGVGAKMDHMDLEREKGITIQSAATYATWIKENQDYHFNVIDTPGHIDFTIEVERALRVLDGAVLVVCAVSGVQSQTMTVDRQMRRYNVPRVTFINKMDRMGADPWKAIDQINAKLKTRAAAIQVPIGSEGDLAGVVDIVKEVAYYNDGASGETIRVAEIPEDLKELVAEKRDLLIQTLADVDDEIAECYILEETPTEEQLRGAIRRATIARTFTPVLMGSALANRGVQPVLDAICEYLPDPSDVVNTALDIKKDETPVHLTPAAKAPFVGLAFKLEDGKYGQLTYLRVYQGQLKKGMSIINAKTGKKTKLARLVRMHSDEMEDVDSVGAGEICATFGVDCASGDTFTDGEVTYSMSSMFVPDPVISLAITPKDKGSLTNFSKAMNRFQKEDPTFRVHFDAESKETIISGMGELHLEIYVERMKREYNVVCETGKPQVAYRETITTAAPLDFTHKRQSGGAGQYARIIGEMSPVTDMNAVNEGKATFAAENIFKSEIVGGKIPEKFILACDRSFHETAEKGPLTGSRVLGVEMLINDGNTHVVDSSELAFKVATQRGFYETFMQCSPVILEPIMTVTLTAPVEFQGALIALMNKNQALISDQDIGSEEVTLSGECSLNQMFGFATHLRACTQGKGEFSLEFSHYAPCSPHLQKELVDAHQKKLQAERDGK, from the coding sequence ATGATCCGAAGTCTCAGGGCCGTGAGTCGGCTGGGAGCCCGAGGGTTCTCGTCGttcgctgctgctcgtcAGGAAAACACGACTGTTGGAACCACGTaccaggaggagctggacgtGGTGAACCAGCTCAAGGGGTCTGTGACCGCCGACGATGTGACGCGTCTGGCTCGAATGCGAAACATTGGTATCAGTGCGCACATTGATTCCGGAAAGACCACCTTTTCCGAGCGAATTCTCTTTTACACTGGCCGAACCAAGGAGATTCACGAGGTTCGGGGAAAGGACGGAGTGGGAGCCAAGATGGACCACATGGATCTGGAGCGAGAGAAGGGTATCACCATCCAGTCTGCCGCCACCTACGCCACCTGGATTAAGGAGAACCAGGACTACCATTTCAACGTGATTGATACCCCCGGCCATATTGATTTCACCATTGAGGTTGAGCGAGCTCTGCGAGTACTCGATGGTGCTGTGCTTGTTGTCTGTGCTGTGTCTGGAGTTCAGTCCCAGACCATGACTGTGGACCGACAGATGCGACGATACAATGTTCCCCGAGTCACcttcatcaacaagatggaCCGAATGGGCGCCGATCCCTGGAAGGCCATTGACCAGATTAACGCCAAGCTGAAGAcccgagctgctgccatCCAGGTGCCCATTGGCTCCGAGGGTGATCTCGCCGGTGTTGTggacattgtcaaggagGTTGCCTACTACAATGACGGTGCCTCCGGAGAGACTATTCGAGTTGCCGAGATTCCcgaggacctcaaggagcttgTTGCCGAGAAGCGAGACCTGCTGATCCAGACTCTTGCCGATGTTGATGACGAGATTGCCGAGTGCTACATTCTCGAGGAGACTCCCACCGAGGAGCAACTTCGAGGAGCCATTCGACGTGCCACCATTGCCCGAACCTTCACTCCCGTGCTCATGGGCTCTGCTCTGGCCAACCGAGGAGTCCAGCCCGTTCTCGATGCCATCTGTGAGTACCTTCCCGACCCCTCCGACGTTGTCAACACCGCTCTTGATATCAAGAAAGACGAGACTCCCGTGCACCTGACCcctgctgccaaggctcCCTTTGTCGGCCTCGCTTTCAAGCTCGAAGATGGCAAGTACGGTCAGCTGACCTACCTGCGAGTCTACCAGGGccagctcaagaagggcatGTCGATCATCAACGCCAAGACCGGAAAGAAGACCAAGCTGGCCCGACTGGTGCGAATGCACTCCGACGAAATGGAGGACGTTGACTCTGTTGGTGCCGGAGAGATCTGTGCCACATTCGGTGTCGACTGTGCCTCTGGTGACACATTCACCGACGGAGAAGTCACCTACTCCATGTCTTCCATGTTTGTTCCCGATCCCGTTATCTCTCTGGCCATCACCCCTAAGGACAAGGGCTCTCTTaccaacttctccaaggcCATGAACCGgttccagaaggaggaccCTACTTTCCGAGTCCACTTTGAcgccgagtccaaggagacCATCATCTCCGGAATGGGCGAGCTGCATCTCGAAATCTACGTCGAGCGAATGAAGCGAGAGTACAACGTTGTGTGCGAGACCGGTAAGCCCCAGGTCGCCTACCGAgagaccatcaccactgCCGCTCCCCTTGATTTCACCCACAAGCGACAGTCTGGTGGTGCCGGTCAGTACGCCCGAATCATTGGTGAGATGTCTCCTGTCACCGACATGAATGCTGTCAACGAGGGCAAGGCCACCTTTGCCGCCGAGAACATTTTCAAGTCCGAGATTGTCGGAGGTAAGATTCCCGAGAAGTTCATTCTGGCCTGTGACCGATCGTTCCACGAGACTGCTGAGAAGGGTCCCCTGACCGGCTCCCGAGTTCTGGGTGTCGAGATGCTCATCAACGATGGTAACACCCACGTTGTCGACTCTTCCGAGCTGGCCTTCAAGGTTGCTACCCAGAGAGGTTTCTACGAGACCTTCATGCAGTGTTCTCCCGTGATTCTGGAGCCCATCATGACCGTCACTCTGACTGCACCTGTCGAGTTCCAGGGAGCTCTCATTGCTCTGATGAACAAGAACCAGGCGCTGATTTCCGACCAGGATATCGGCTCCGAGGAGGTGACTCTGTCTGGAGAATGCTCCCTCAACCAGATGTTTGGCTTTGCCACCCATCTTCGAGCCTGCACCCAGGGTAAGGGAGAGTTCTCTCTGGAGTTCTCTCACTACGCCCCTTGCTCTCCTCAtctgcagaaggagctggtggatgcccaccagaagaagctgcaggCCGAGCGAGATGGTAAATAG
- a CDS encoding uncharacterized protein (Compare to YALI0D07458g, no similarity), translating to MAENASKHTHNKDNPPANPTMASEVAIPVPDAAQLVHQILLQIRAAILEYQNLEALGDRYEDKIEVVTKPKSDLLFLLAPLVRTKLSFGASSGASSKRSSFLCDNGDVPGDYIDSYPPWLDDLTWGVSSENPETDIITQVVRVARQFRFSLVQHGFVRLDPESLYARCLVQNLGNKEQIEIRFVWVPEEKKWLLHDFLLAPQGGERTMGYDSVSEAEERFSTSQSVPSPPQSTHTKAEQTTKSPNASSSSDDDYWNMYGQEEEEEDDEGKGAIVDAMDIDDINAFADQTTIKGVAIPKLDTDNKTVTGDDGGEDDYYAAYDKVETAVGGDEPVIKDTPTEAHVVESIRSLKRLCEGSGISQSRFAELVKRGLTED from the coding sequence ATGGCCGAAAACGCCTCGAAACACACTCACAACAAAGATAACCCGCCCGCAAATCCGACCATGGCCTCAGAAGTTGCCATTCCCGTCCCCGACGCCGCCCAGCTGGTCCACCAAATTTTGTTGCAGATCCGCGCAGCGATCCTGGAATATCAGAACCTCGAGGCTCTAGGAGACCGGTATGAAGACAAGATCGAGGTGGTGACCAAACCCAAGTCCGACCTGCTGTTTCTTTTGGCTCCACTGGTGCGAACCAAACTATCCTTTGGTGCCTCTTCAGGCGCCTCTTCCAAACGATCTTCTTTTCTGTGCGACAATGGAGACGTGCCAGGTGACTACATCGACAGCTACCCACCGTGGCTGGACGACCTGACATGGGGCGTGTCATCCGAGAACCCAGAAACTGACATCATCACCCAAGTGGTGCGTGTGGCAAGACAGTTCCGGTTCTCACTGGTGCAACATGGATTTGTGAGACTCGACCCCGAGAGTCTATATGCCAGATGTCTTGTTCAGAACCTGGGAAACAAGGAGCAGATTGAAATCCGATTTGTGTGGGTCCCcgaagagaagaaatgGCTCTTGCATGACTTCCTTCTTGCGCCCCAGGGTGGAGAACGAACCATGGGATACGACTCGGTCTCTGAGGCCGAGGAACGGTTCTCGACGTCTCAATCTGTGCCCTCGCCGCCGCAGAGCACGCATACAAAGGCAGAGCAAACCACAAAGAGTCCTAACGCCTCTTCCAGCTCAGATGACGATTACTGGAATATGTATggccaggaggaggaagaggaggacgacgagggaAAAGGCGCCATTGTAGACGCTATGGACATTGACGACATTAATGCATTTGCGGATCAGACAACTATCAAGGGGGTGGCCATTCCAAAACTGGACACTGACAACAAAACTGTCACCGGTGATGACGGAGGGGAAGACGATTACTATGCAGCTTACGACAAGGTGGAGACAGCGGTTGGTGGCGACGAGCCCGTGATTAAAGATACCCCCACCGAGGCTCATGTGGTTGAGTCGATTCGGTCGCTCAAAAGACTCTGTGAAGGCTCTGGCATTTCGCAGAGCAGATTTGCCGAGCTTGTCAAAAGAGGACTCACGGAAGATTGA
- a CDS encoding uncharacterized protein (Compare to YALI0D07436g, similar to uniprot|P38431 Saccharomyces cerevisiae YPR041w TIF5 translation initiation factor eIF5, similar to Saccharomyces cerevisiae TIF5 (YPR041W); ancestral locus Anc_7.459), with the protein MSMINIRRDNPDPFYRYKMPAITSKIEGRGNGIKTAVINGSDVARALNRPPSYVIKYFGIELGAQTQISEDKDRYLVNGQHDAASLQDTLDGFINRFVLCEACKNPETELIITKNGDITRDCKACGKRTPVDIRHKLATFIVKNPPSQAKGKKGAAGAASNTSAQAPDVDDNEDGEPSDDELTKRINAEASELPAAATRADDDTWTVDTSAEAVAARQREVEQGVAGIALEENDAYTIFGEWCSEGEPSDVEIYKKAIELGISDDSKTVQVLPQVIFDKDIVKQIDEHKGLLTKIVASDEHEKALLGGIERLVGLTHPDLIPAVPKILFKLYELDLVSEEVAKKWGTKVSKRYVDKETSKKVRKAAKPFIDWLDEAEEESDSDDE; encoded by the coding sequence ATGTCCATGATCAACATCAGACGAGATAACCCCGACCCCTTCTACCGGTACAAGATGCCTGccatcacctccaagaTCGAGGGTCGAGGTAACGGTATCAAGACTGCCGTGATCAACGGTTCTGACGTTGCCCGAGCTCTTAACCGACCTCCTTCTTACGTCATTAAGTACTTTGGTATCGAGCTTGGAGCCCAGACCCAGATCTCCGAGGACAAGGACCGATACCTGGTCAATGGTCAGCACGACGCTGCCTCTCTGCAGGACACTCTGGACGGTTTCATCAACCGGTTCGTGCTCTGTGAGGCCTGCAAGAACCCCGAGACTGAgctcatcatcaccaagaacGGAGACATTACCCGAGACTGTAAGGCCTGTGGTAAGCGAACTCCCGTGGACATCCGACACAAACTCGCCACCTTCATCGTCAAGAACCCTCCCTCGCAAGCCAAGGGTAAGAAgggtgctgctggagctgcctCCAACACCTCTGCTCAGGCCCCTGATGTGGACGACAACGAGGACGGCGAACCctctgacgacgagctgACCAAGCGAATCAACGCCGAGGCATCCGAGCTTCCCGCCGCCGCTACCCGAGCCGACGACGATACCTGGACTGTCGACACTTCTGCCGAGGCCGTTGCTGCCCGACAGCGAGAGGTCGAGCAGGGTGTTGCCGGCATCGCCCTGGAGGAGAACGATGCCTACACCATCTTTGGAGAGTGGTGTTCCGAGGGTGAACCCAGCGACGTGGAGAtctacaagaaggccattGAGCTGGGTATTTCTGACGATTCCAAGACCGTCCAGGTTCTGCCCCAGGTCATTTtcgacaaggacattgtcaagcAGATTGATGAGCACAAAGGTCTGCTGACCAAGATTGTGGCTTCCGACGAGCACGAAAAGGCCTTGCTTGGTGGTATTGAGCGTCTCGTTGGCCTTACCCACCCCGATCTCATCCCCGCCGTGCCCAAGATCCTTTTCAAGCTCTACGAGCTCGATCTCGTGtccgaggaggtggccaagaagTGGGGAACCAAGGTGTCCAAGCGATACGTCGACAAGGAGACCTCCAAGAAGGTGCGAAAGGCTGCCAAGCCGTTCATTGACTGGCTCGatgaggctgaggaggagtctgacAGTGATGACGAGTAA
- a CDS encoding uncharacterized protein (Compare to YALI0D07414g, weakly similar to uniprot|P53965 Saccharomyces cerevisiae YNL032w SIW14) has protein sequence MTLADTLAAVHDNAEAIQTVSLDTRIKEEVTQDAEDSGELDKTSGEIQESHEKETEAQIKAQKDAMDMAKAEIDVAEGSVDDQDVSELQKVQRALHQANQPVRITQQKTGVTLPAMKLMTPPDGGWEVPENFSIVVGQIYRSSFPRPENFEYLKRLKLKSILVLIPEIYPDENLQFMKENNIQFFQVGMSGNKEPFVHVPHDVITRALEIAINPANHPLLIHCNRGKHRTGCLSGCIRRLQDWSLTMIFDEYRRFAYPKARPLDQQFIELYDSTEVVKRAWDYGWLPLQW, from the coding sequence ATGACCCTGGCCGACACTCTTGCGGCCGTGCACGACAACGCCGAGGCGATCCAGACGGTTTCTCTGGACACCCggatcaaggaggaggtgactCAAGATGCCGAGGATTCTGGCGAGTTAGACAAGACGTCTGGTGAGATCCAGGAATCGCATGAGAAGGAGACCGAGGCGCAAATCAAGGCGCAGAAGGACGCCATGGacatggccaaggccgaAATTGACGTGGCCGAAGGCTCCGTGGACGACCAGGACGTGTCTGAACTGCAAAAGGTGCAGCGAGCTCTCCACCAGGCAAATCAGCCCGTGCGAATCACCCAGCAAAAAACCGGAGTCACGCTGCCGGCAATGAAACTGATGACGCCGCCAGACGGGGGTTGGGAGGTGCCCGAAAACTTCTCAATTGTGGTGGGCCAAATATACCGGTCGTCGTTCCCGCGGCCCGAGAACTTTGAATATCTCAAGCGgctcaagctcaagagCATTCTCGTGCTTATTCCGGAAATCTACCCCGATGAAAACCTGCAGTTCATGAAGGAAAACAACATCCAGTTCTTCCAGGTCGGCATGTCCGGAAACAAGGAGCCGTTTGTCCACGTGCCTCACGACGTCATTACTCGGGCCCTGGAGATTGCCATTAACCCCGCAAACCACCCATTACTCATCCACTGCAACCGGGGCAAACACAGAACAGGCTGTCTTTCAGGCTGCATTCGCCGCTTACAGGACTGGAGTCTCACCATGATCTTTGACGAGTACCGCCGCTTTGCCTATCCCAAGGCCCGGCCTCTGGACCAGCAATTCATCGAGCTGTACGACAGCACCGAGGTGGTTAAACGAGCATGGGACTATGGCTGGTTGCCATTACAGTGGTGA